The sequence GTTGACAGTGACTGATTAACCCAGGGCAACCAGCAGACAGATAACGGCAGCGAACAGGGCCACGGCCTCGATGAGGGCGGCGATGATCAGCATGGCAGTTTGGATACGACCAGCGGCTTCAGGCTGACGGGCAATGCCCTCCATGGCGCTACCACCGATACGACCGATACCCAGACCAGCACCGATAGCGGCCAGACCAGCACCTACAGCGGCACCCATGACACCTACGTTACCAGCAACTTCCAACAAGATTGAGAGCAGATACGCTAACATCTTAAAACAGATTTATATGTGAAAAAGAAAACAAAAGAATGCAAGATTGATTAACCGATCTCTTCGCCGGGGCCCTCATAGCCAATGCCATGATCGGCCTCGTGGTGCTCTTCGATCGCGCTGCCGATGTACATCGACGTGAGCAGCGTGAAGATGA comes from Fibrella aestuarina BUZ 2 and encodes:
- the atpE gene encoding ATP synthase F0 subunit C is translated as MLAYLLSILLEVAGNVGVMGAAVGAGLAAIGAGLGIGRIGGSAMEGIARQPEAAGRIQTAMLIIAALIEAVALFAAVICLLVALG